AGCTACCTGCTCATCGGCTTCTGGTACACGGACCCCGCCAAGGCGTGGGCCGGCCGCAAGGCGTTCGTCACCAACCGCATCGGTGACTTCGCCTTCCTCATCGCCACGTTCCTGATGGTGCTGATGGTCGGCGCCTTCAACAAGCAGGCCGACGAGCGCGACTACACGGCCGCGGGCAGCACGAGCCAGCGCTACGCCGCCGCGCTCCAGGACAAGGGCCCCGTCACGTTCCTGGGCCTGCAGAAGTTCGCCGAGGCGATGCCCGAGGGCGGCGCCGGCAAGGTGGACCTGTCCACGACCATCGCCTCAGGGCCCCTGGAGGGCTACACGTTCGGCGGCGTGATGACGGTGGCGCTCCTGCTGTTCCTGCTGGGCGCCGCGGGCAAGAGCGCGCAGCTGCCGCTCTACGTCTGGCTGCCGGACGCCATGGCCGGCCCGACGCCGGTCTCCGCGCTCATCCACGCCGCGACGATGGTGACCGCGGGCATCTACCTGTTCAGCCGCATGGCCGCGCTGCTGGTGCTCAGCCCCACGGCGATGGCCACGGTGGCCATCATCGGCGCGCTGACGTCGCTCCTGGCGGCGCTCATCGCCTTCGCGCAGGACGACATCAAGAAGGTGCTCGCCTACTCCACGGTGTCCCAGCTGGGCATCATGTTCATGGGTGTGGGCATGGGCATCTTCTGGGCGGCCGTGCTGCACCTGGTGACGCACGCGTTCTTCAAGGCGTGTCTGTTCCTCGGCGCCGGCAGCGTGATGCACGGCAACGGGGACGAGACGGACATCAAGAAGCTGGGCGGCCTGCGCCACGAGATGAAGTGGACGTGGGGCACCTTCTTCGTCGCCACGCTGGCCATCACCGGCATCATCCCGCTGTCCGGCTTCTTCTCGAAGGACGCCATCTTCCACGGCGTGCACCACAACCACCTGGAGGGCCTGCACTGGGTGTCCAGCGCGGTCTACTACCTGGGCCTGCTCATCGCCGCGTGCACCGCGTTCTACATGACGCGCGTGTACCTGCTGACCTTCGAGGGGCCCCGCTCCAAGGAGGCCAAGGTGGCGCACGCGCACGAGAGCGCGTGGCAGATGACGCTGCCGCTGGTGGTGCTGGCGGTGCTCAGCGTGGTGGCCTCCGTGTACGCGTGGCCGCTGCTCAAGGCGCCCGGCGACGGTCGTCCCCAGCCGGTGTTCGAGAACTTCCTGAGCCCGGTGTTCGCCGCGATGAACCGCGTGGTCGCCACGGGCAAGACGGTGCAGCTCGACACGAGCGTCCCCACGCTGGCCGACTACGGCTTCGCGTGGCTGGTGGCGGTGTCCGGTGGCGCCCTGGCGGCGTTCCTGTACCTGCGCTACTTCCCGTCGCGCGCGGGTCAGCCCGCGCCGGCCTACGCCCGGGCGGTGCGCCGCGCGGCGCAGAACAAGTTCTACGTGGATGAGCTGTACGAGCTGGTCATCATCCGGCCCATCAAGTTCATGAGCTTCATCCTCTTCCGCGTGGTGGACGCGCTCCTCATCGACACCGTGGCGGTGCGCGGCACGGCGTGGGTGACGGCGCGCGTGGGCAGCGCGCTGCGCTACGTCCAGTCGGGCGACGCCCAGGCCTATGCCGCAGTGATGGCCCTCGCCCTGCTCGGCGGCGTGGCCTACGCCCTCATCCAGGTGCTGCAATGAGCTTCTTCGACACCCACCTGCTCAACCTCGTCGTCTTCCTGCCGCTCGTCTTCGCGGCGCTGGTGCTGATGCTGCCCGCCGGCGAGTCGGGGCAGATTCGCGCCGTCACGTTCATCGGCATGGTGGTGGACCTGGTCTTCGGCGCGTGGGCGTACTCACGCTTCGAGGTGGGCGGCCCCGAGTTCCAGCTCGAGTACCGGGTGCCCTGGTTCAAGGAGTTCGGGCTGAGCTACCACCTGGGCGTGGATGGCCTGGCGGTGAGCCTCATCCTCCTGACGGTGTTCCTGGGCCCCCTGGTGGTGCTGGCCTCCACCACGTACATCAGCCACCGCATCAAGGAGTTCCACCTGGCGCTGCTGGTGCTCCAGACGACGATGCTGGGCGCGCTGGTGTCGCTGGACGTGCTGCTCTTCTACATCTTCTTCGAGGCCATGCTCATCCCCATGTACCTGCTGGTGGGTGTGTGGGGCGCCGAGGACCGCCAGATGGCGGCGGTGAAGTTCTTCCTCTACACGCTGGTGGGCTCGCTGCTGATGCTGGTGGCGCTCATCGCGGTGTACTTCAT
This genomic interval from Myxococcus guangdongensis contains the following:
- the nuoL gene encoding NADH-quinone oxidoreductase subunit L; amino-acid sequence: MSTFSEFLQVAPVAPEVMAPSLWLIIALPLLGAFICGVFGKMLGRANVHLVACSAVAGAFVLSVLAFWATSSMDLESRRLLSFIVNPFGNERDYVRYAIAHDYGTWFSVGDFRVNFGLMVDHLSGILLLVITGVGFLIHLYSTSYMEHDEAYWRFFAYLNLFVAAMLTLVLADNLVLLFVGWEGVGMASYLLIGFWYTDPAKAWAGRKAFVTNRIGDFAFLIATFLMVLMVGAFNKQADERDYTAAGSTSQRYAAALQDKGPVTFLGLQKFAEAMPEGGAGKVDLSTTIASGPLEGYTFGGVMTVALLLFLLGAAGKSAQLPLYVWLPDAMAGPTPVSALIHAATMVTAGIYLFSRMAALLVLSPTAMATVAIIGALTSLLAALIAFAQDDIKKVLAYSTVSQLGIMFMGVGMGIFWAAVLHLVTHAFFKACLFLGAGSVMHGNGDETDIKKLGGLRHEMKWTWGTFFVATLAITGIIPLSGFFSKDAIFHGVHHNHLEGLHWVSSAVYYLGLLIAACTAFYMTRVYLLTFEGPRSKEAKVAHAHESAWQMTLPLVVLAVLSVVASVYAWPLLKAPGDGRPQPVFENFLSPVFAAMNRVVATGKTVQLDTSVPTLADYGFAWLVAVSGGALAAFLYLRYFPSRAGQPAPAYARAVRRAAQNKFYVDELYELVIIRPIKFMSFILFRVVDALLIDTVAVRGTAWVTARVGSALRYVQSGDAQAYAAVMALALLGGVAYALIQVLQ